The genomic segment TCAGCTTCGCATCGAGATCCGTCATGAACCGATGGCGCGGAGACTCCTTGAGAGACAGTGGTTGGGGGGCACAAAACAGACGATAAGTATCGGGGAGAGATACTGCGAGAAGAAGGGCCGATCCCGACCCTACAGTCGATCCCGACCCTACTGGGGGTCGCCTCGCGCCCAGGCCGCGGCACGCGCCAGGTCCTCCGGCAGAGGAGCCTCGAAACGCATCCTGTCGCCCGAAATCGGGTGGTCGAAGACTAATTCCGCGGCGTGCAAGAACTGCCTCGGGACCCGCCGAGCGAACTCCTGCGCCCACGCCCGCTGAGGCCCTCCCATCCCCCGCTCCCAACCGACCCCGTAAACGGGATCGCCGACGACGGGATGCCCGATGTGCTTCAGGTGCACACGAATCTGGTGGGTGCGCCCGGTCTTGAGCGCCACGCGTAGGAAATCGACCCGGGTCCAGCGCTCGCTTACGACGGCACGCGAGAGCGCGGCGCGGCCGTCCTCCATGACGGCCATCCGCTTTCGGTCCTTGCGGTCCCGGCCGATGGGGGCATCGATCGTCATCTCGTCATCGGGCAGATGTCCCCACACCGCCACATGATACAGACGCTTGATCTCGTGACTGCGGAGGGCATCTGAGAGCACATGATGCGCCTTGTCGTTCTTCGCGACCACGAGCAGACCGGACGTGTGGCGATCGAGCCTGTGTACGATACCGGGCCGGAGACGGCCGCCCACGCCGGATAGATCGCGGATATGATGCATCAGCGCGTTCACCAGCGTGCCCGAGCGGTGCCCAGGCGCCGGATGTACTACCATGCCCGCGGCCTTGTTCACCACTACCAGCGCGTTGTCCTCGTAGACGATGTCGAGCGGGAGGTCTTCCGCCTCGATCTCGACCGACTCGGGCTCGGGCACCTGGACTTCGACGACCGCACCGGCGGAGACAGCATCGGACTTCTTGGCCGCCCGACCATCCAGCAGTACCATGCCGGACGCGAGTAGCTTCTGCGCACGGGTACGCGAGAGCGCGAGCTGCTCGGCGATGAAGGAGTCGAGGCGACCCACCTCCCCCTCAGGGACGGTGAGCTTGTGTGTCGTGCCCTCCATGGCCCTAGAAGGCTTCCACTAGGAGGAGACCGACCGGAGCGCGATCTTCGCCGGTGTGCCGTCCAGATCGATGTCCCGCACATGCTCGAAGGTGCCGTCGGTGATGTGCTCCTCCACTGCTATCGTCGGGGCGAGCGTTTCTCCCCCAATGAAGTCGCGGTGTGTGGTCGCCACCTCACGGACACGTTCCGAGCCCGCGATCAGCAGGTCGATGCGATCGGTGATCTCGAGGCCCACATCCCTACGGAGCCGCTGAATTCGGTTCACGAGCTCGCGCGCGAGGCCTTCGGCGATGAGTTCGTCGTCGAGCGTCACATCGAGCGCGATCGTGGTCGCACCCTCACTCTTCACGATCAGGTCACCCAACGCTTCCTGGACGATCTCGAGGTCGTCCGGCTCGAGCGTGTGCACCTGACCCTCGACCTCGAACTCGACCTCCTGGCCGTCCCTGTACGCCGCCAGCGCCTCCTGGGACAACGCGCGCAGGACGTTCGCCGCCTCGTTCGTCTTCTTGCCGAAGCGCGGCCCCAGCGCACGGTAGTTCGGCCGCGGCACGAGCGTGACCAGCTCGTCGGCATGGGTGAGGAAGTCGATCTCCTTCACGTTCAGCTCCTCGCGCACGACGTCGAGCACCTCCCCTGAGAGCGTCCGAGACTGTGGCAGTACCGCCTCCGCCCGACGCAGTGGCTGTCGTACACGAATCTGTACCTCTTGACGCGCGGCGCGGCCCAGGGACACGAGCGTCCGGGCAGCGGCCATGTCGGCCTCGAGTTCCTCGTCGAGCAGATCCGACGGCTGGGGATACCGCTCGAGATGAACGCTGTTTCCGGTCAGTGCGCGATGTAGCCAATCGGCCATGAACGGCACGACGGGCGCCGCGAGCAGCGAGACCTGACGCAACGCATCCCACAGCGTGCGGAAGGCCGCGCGCATGTCGTCCGGGTCGCTGTTCCCCCAGAAGCGCGGTCGGCTCCGGCGCACATACCAGTTCGAGAGATCTTCGACGACGAAGTCTTCCAGCATGCGATACGCTCTCGTGATCTGATAGCCGTCCAGCTCTTGCCTGACGCCCCGGATCACCGAGTCGAGCCGCGAGAGCAGCCACCGATCCAGCAGTGGGCGGTCGGCCTCTGCGGGGTCGGTGTCCGATGGCGACCACTCTTCCACGTCCGCGTACAGCCTGAAGAAGTTGTATGTGTTGAAGAGCGTGTCGAAGAACTTCCTCGCGGCCTCCTTCACACTCTCCGAGTCGTATCGCTTCGGAACCCACGGGTTGGATGCCGTGATGAAGTACCAGCGGACGGCATCCGCACCGTGTTCGGCGATCGCGTCCCACGGGTTCACGACGTTGCCCTTGGACTTGGACATCTTCTGCCCTTCGGCGTCCAGGATCAGGTCGTTCACGATCACGTTGCGATAGCATGGACCTCGGCCGAGCAGCGTCGAGATCGCCATGAGCGAGTAGAACCACCCCCGCGTCTGGTCGAGCCCCTCGCTGATGAAGTCGGCCGGGAAGTGCCGATCGAGCTCGTCCTGGTTCTCGAAGGGGTAGTGCCACTGCGCGAACGGCATCGCCCCGGAATCGAACCAAGCGTCGATGACCTCGGGCGTGCGGCGCATCGTGCCGTCGCAGTCGGCGCACCCCCATGTCAGCTCATCGATGAAGGGGCGGTGCGGATCGAAG from the Gemmatimonadota bacterium genome contains:
- a CDS encoding RluA family pseudouridine synthase; protein product: MEGTTHKLTVPEGEVGRLDSFIAEQLALSRTRAQKLLASGMVLLDGRAAKKSDAVSAGAVVEVQVPEPESVEIEAEDLPLDIVYEDNALVVVNKAAGMVVHPAPGHRSGTLVNALMHHIRDLSGVGGRLRPGIVHRLDRHTSGLLVVAKNDKAHHVLSDALRSHEIKRLYHVAVWGHLPDDEMTIDAPIGRDRKDRKRMAVMEDGRAALSRAVVSERWTRVDFLRVALKTGRTHQIRVHLKHIGHPVVGDPVYGVGWERGMGGPQRAWAQEFARRVPRQFLHAAELVFDHPISGDRMRFEAPLPEDLARAAAWARGDPQ
- a CDS encoding isoleucine--tRNA ligase — encoded protein: MSYPERPESLLDLEEAMLERWRTEDLFRQTLAANEDGEPFVFYEGPPTANGRPGLHHVIGRTIKDLVCRYHAMQGRSITRIAGWDTHGLPVEIEAEKKLGISGKPEIEALGIAEFNQVCKDSVFTYKEEWEELSERIGYWLEYWRPYVTFEPEYIESVWWILKSFAEKDLLYRGHKSVPYCPRCGTTLSSHEVAQGYKDVEDPSLTFIAELLDDDGAPDGRVILAWTTTPWTVPSNTGLAVHPELTYVEVARDDRRYIVAEARAEALFGEGAEIVGTFKGADLVGSRYRRPLEIVPMPDDPQNGWTLVAEDFVSAQDGTGIVHMAPAFGADDYAAGQKHGLPMLNPIDDAGRFHDYVDLVAGRFVKDADPVLVDALRDRGLLFDIGRTTHSYPHCWRCDSPLLYMARDSWFIRTSSLTEELLANNEQVAWYPPEVGENRFGEWLRGNVDWALSRDRYWGTPLPVWVCDGDDSHTHWIGSLAELAEAAGGLPNDFDPHRPFIDELTWGCADCDGTMRRTPEVIDAWFDSGAMPFAQWHYPFENQDELDRHFPADFISEGLDQTRGWFYSLMAISTLLGRGPCYRNVIVNDLILDAEGQKMSKSKGNVVNPWDAIAEHGADAVRWYFITASNPWVPKRYDSESVKEAARKFFDTLFNTYNFFRLYADVEEWSPSDTDPAEADRPLLDRWLLSRLDSVIRGVRQELDGYQITRAYRMLEDFVVEDLSNWYVRRSRPRFWGNSDPDDMRAAFRTLWDALRQVSLLAAPVVPFMADWLHRALTGNSVHLERYPQPSDLLDEELEADMAAARTLVSLGRAARQEVQIRVRQPLRRAEAVLPQSRTLSGEVLDVVREELNVKEIDFLTHADELVTLVPRPNYRALGPRFGKKTNEAANVLRALSQEALAAYRDGQEVEFEVEGQVHTLEPDDLEIVQEALGDLIVKSEGATTIALDVTLDDELIAEGLARELVNRIQRLRRDVGLEITDRIDLLIAGSERVREVATTHRDFIGGETLAPTIAVEEHITDGTFEHVRDIDLDGTPAKIALRSVSS